The nucleotide sequence AAACTTCTCTCTTGCTAGTCATCTGGTCATCCTGTGACCTGACTAGACTTTTCTTTGGTTGTGTCAACATTGACCAAACTCCATTAAATATATTGACAAATAAATATCAAAACACCAgaggtcgattgtaccaacaatgcAAAGCAACGATCGATGAGcatgaggaagagaggagaaatcGCATGAAAAAGAGAGAAGTTGCAATTTAGGAAAAAAGAAGAGCCGCGTGAGAGAGAACTACGTGAGGAGAGAATTAAGATTTCTAATACTCTTGATAGTTTTATTCGGTTCGACAGAAAAAGATTAGTTTAtccgatttaatttaatttttatttttaaaattgaaactaaattgATTAAACTGACATAAtcgatatttaaaaaaaaactaaattttcaaataaacagaatCAAAATTTTAGATTCCATTCGTTTGATCGATTAAGTTGGTTTAACTAAAATTTTACTCGTCCATGGCAGCAAGCGTGGCGTTGCGTTGCGTTGCGTTGCATGTAGAAGGCCCAAGGTGGGAGAGGGGTTGGTAGCAGAGGGAGGAAGAAGAGTCGAAGCTGTAATTTCAATGTCACTTGAGCCAATTACATGACTACTTCACTGTTcgatctattttatttttttgatatatcaattctaatttttaatttttaattaatcggACTCATTCAATAGGAAGTGCGATTTCTTAACGGTTACCGTGGAAACGTAACATGtgcaataatattaaaattataacaGTTACGATTTTCTAACTGGTATAAGATAGACTTGTTCACTTAATATTTATATGGTAATAATATGGAATCATAGTTACTATAATATAGATTTATCATATTAAACAATATTTATATTGTAACCATAATTATCACAACACAGATTTACGATGTTCACGTAATTATCAACTAGTGAAATTGACCtgctaaaaaaaaatcaaaatcgatAGAACAATACGTACATTTGAGGATAGCTGTGTATTTGTATAAGGGAGTTGAAGGGATAAAATGTTTTTTCGATTAGTATTGTCAAATAGATCTATTCATGGTAAGACAGACCAACTTATTAAAGACCTTTCATATGGTGGGAAGGGATGGATTGGCCTGCAATTCTGACGAGCTGAGAAATTTTCAATCTAATTTAATGTAGGTTAGACAGGACATCCCATGAgtctgtaaaaaaaaaataaaaaaatatattaaatataaaaaaataaaattttaagttccaATTATGAATTAGGCAAATCAAGCCCACATATgtattgaattttttattttaattttaaattaaaaaaaaatctcaatccATACGTCAATCCAAATATGGCATGGGTCAAtctatctaaaaaaaaatattaataaatttagttaatCTCATTGATTATTTCTGGATGATCAATCTGGTCCCACAGAAACTTTCTACCAGCCATCTGGATAAATCAAGAAACACGCACGACGGTTAACCCAAAATCCTAGTATCCTTTAGTTAGGTTCCTCatttgaagaaattttttttacaaatatattataattaaagATTAAATTGTAAATATCTAAATGACAATTTAGATATCTTATGATGATACCAAAATCCTTTtggattgataaaattaaaattcaatcggTTTAAATAATTATTGGAGGGGTCAATCCGGATCCAAGACGGTTCtaactttcattaaaaaaaaaagtaaaatgattatgaaatctcttttattttttccccgaagataaaagagtatttatgatatcaaattatattatattttaataattttaaaatgtttttttaatgaaACGGATAATGAGAGGTTTCTACCGTTATAAAATCACTCAGGCGCGTTAGGTAGGCAGTCAGTGAGTCGTCGGTGTGCATAAAGTCCACCATCCAACAGACTTCTTCCTAATTCGCCTCCGAATTTGTCACTTATAATTTAGTcctcataaaaaataattttgcatTTTCCAAATCATAAATGGTCCTGATTGTTATCTACAAATTGAGTTGGTAATTAAAATTACagattataatttataaatttcatCTCGATTATTTCTTCAGGTTAAAGGTTTAGAATGTAAAATTGGTGCAAAGGCGTCCTTTTGCCTTTTGGCCCTTCTCCCTCTCCAATAAAATAGCGAGCTGCAAGCTTTCAGCCTTCCCCTCCTCTCTAACATCCGTTTTATCTTCTCCCGTCCCAGATCCGATCGAATCGCCGGATTTTCTCGCTCCGAGGACCGATCTCGATCACCGGGATAGGGCGAAGAGCGCTCCGATCCGAGAACTTCGGAGCCTGCTCCCTCCATCGATCCGCGCATCCCCTCGTAGATCCGGAGGCGGCGAAGAGGATCCGGAGGCGATGAGCGGGAAGGCGGCGGCAGCGATGTCGCCGGCGCAGTCGAATGGGCAGTTATTCACCATCGGGCTTGTCACCGCGTGGTACTCCTCCAACATCGGGGTGCTCCTCCTCAACAAGTACCTGCTCAGCAACTACGGGTTTAAGTACCCGATCTTCCTCACCATGTGTCACATGACGGCCTGCTCCCTCTTTAGCTACGTCGCCATCGCCTGGCTCAAGATCGTGCCGATGCAGTTCATCCGGTCGCGCGTCCAGTTCATGAAGATCGCTGCCCTCAGCCTCGTCTTCTGCGGTTCGGTGGTTAGCGGGAACGTGTCGCTCCGGTACCTACCCGTTTCGTTCAACCAGGCGGTCGGGGCTACCACGCCCTTCTTCACCGCCGTCTTCGCGTACCTTATGACTCTCCGGCAGGAATCGTGGGTCACCTACATTACCCTCATTCCCGTCGTCACCGGTGTCATTATAGCTAGTGGGGTGAGTACTTTGCATATGCCCATTGATATATGTGATTCATCAGATAGATACCCACAGTTCTCAGGAATGTTTGATTCATGTGTATTTTAGATAACTTGTTTGTTTGCAGatcatctcctctgtcagagtcATTTAGTTTCAATTTCGAATGGCCAATAGGTACTAGATGAGCTTATGGTTCATGGTTTATCGTTTCTTTGCCTCCTAGTTCATATTCTCGTCTTTTAGGTCCCTTGACTTGGCTTCCTATGTTAAATAGTTGTTACAATGATGTCAATTGACTATTTCTTATATGGTTGACTAGTAGGCTTGTGGATTGGTAGAATAGTTTGTTCTGCCTGCTATTTTGTAGTTACACGACCATGTTTTATTTGGTTGCCTACATTTGGATGTTCAACGTTGATTGTCTGATTGAAAGGTGCTTTGTTATGCCATGCTTCATTCTAGGTTGTAATAGTGCTTGTGTTGTAGAGCAAAAGTTTCTTAAACATTCGACTAGACCTCAATGCTGACACTATGATGGTTAACCTTTGTAGGGGGAGCCAAGCTTTCatttgtttggtttcattatgtGTATTGGTGCTACTGCTGCTAGGGCACTTAAGTCAGTGTTGCAGGGAATTTTGATGTCCTCTGAAGGGTGAGCTATCAATTCccttgaaaattcaaaaattcaaaaaaaaaaaagacagattTTCTTAACCACTTCTTTTCTTGTACAGGGAAAAGTTGAACTCTATGAATCTCCTTCTATATATGGCTCCAATCGCAGTTGTTTTTTTACTTCCTGCAACAATTATAATGGAGGAAAATGTGGTTGGTACCACAATAGCACTTGCTAGACAAGATTTCAAGATTATATGGTATCTCctgttcaactcttctttggcctACTTTGTGAACTTGACCAATTTCCTGGTCACCAAACATACGAGCCCTTTGACCCTTCAGGTACACCTTGTTCAATGttttgttcatgaatattaaatTATGAACTCATTTTCAGAAATTCCATTCCTGGAACTGAATAGATATTATAGTTTAGAAGAATTAGATTGATTAGAGTCGAATGTGTAAGGGTTTAAGAATGGAGGGAAgtcaaagaaaattattttttgttaatgtaattataatttactttttTTGAATGTCGCTATTGACATTATCATGCATAAGTTAGAGAAAGGATCCATGAAACAGACTCAGAACAGTTGGGAGAAACATGAACATATATATAAACCACCAAAAATATTGAAACTGACAACTGTTATCAATCTTTTCTATCATATCTCTAGTGCTTCTTAATTAGGGAGTTTTTTCTGTTATTGTTTACAAAATTACGTTAGAATAATGCCAATATAAGTAATCAAAGTAAATTAACTCAATACACCTACCAATTGGATCAGTCAAAAGGAGTTAGTCTCACAATTTTGTATTGGGTTACCAATTGAAGCAAGTAATCTTAATGGCTAAGTTGTTCGAAATCTAAATTGATCATTTTGTCAGTAGTAGTTCTAGCATTTGGAGACAAGGAGCCAAACCTGCAAACCGATGAATTGATTAATCATCTAAAATCTTGAAACACAGCTGAGAGAGGAGACAAGAAGATTTGAGGTGGTACATGATCCCTTAATATTCTTCATCAAGCCTTAAAGTCACAAAACCCAAAGTATTTCAGGCAATCAGAGTGACTATATTGTGTTTGCTTGTTTACTACATTTAATTCTATTACAACCAACACAATATATTAAATAACTGTATTACTCTAATTAAGCTGAAAAGTTTTGATCACAATATGATTCTAACAGGTAACTGAGTTGCATActaatcttgtttttttttctttccataaaGGTTCTCGGAAATGCAAAAGGAGCTGTGGCTGTGGTCATCTCAATCTTAATATTCAGGAACCCAGTCTCCGTTACAGGAATGGCTGGTTACACACTGACCATTATTGGTGTAATTCTCTACAGTGAGTCAAAGAAGCGTAACAAGGGAAGTTAATCCTAGCAGCTATTAGCCCAGTCCTCACCGGTACTTGTGACCCCATAACATATTGGATCACAAGGAATGAATTGAAGTCTCTTTTGTACCATTTATAAGCCAAATAGTGTGCTCAGAGGAAGATAATTTGTTTGTTAGATGCGTTGTTTACATCAAGTTGGTAAGCATTCTGGGCCTTCATCATCTTGTTATACACACAATTATACATTCTAAATTTTTTGTAAGAGTATTGTTCTATCTATAAATTTCGCCGCAATCATATTATTGATCTAAACTACAATTTGTTCTCGGTTGATCATATTATATTCCTGATGTGTGAGGTACCCAATTGTagccaatgattttttttttgcatcCTGACGGCTTAAGTATCCGCTAAGATCCGACCCAGATTTTGCTCTTAATTTAACCTATATGTTGATTCATATCATTCACGTGTATGTTGATTCATTTCATTgtgtttttatattctagttacATGTATATCTCATCCTTTACATAGAGGATTTCTTTATAGGATCAAATGTAACCAGTACAGTCAGCTCTTACAATATAGTTGCAAGTGACTTGAAGATTTATTCGGTAGATATCATTTCATTAATAAGGAAAAACAAATAAAGCCAATCAATCATTCAGCAATTCAGGAGAAACTACTGTATGGCAATCCAAGAGAATGCTTCTGCTAATCCTTCAACTTACTACTATCATTCTATTTTAAACATTGCAATCCAAGAAATTCGTAACTTAGAAACCAATCGACGATCTTGTTATTGTTGCTTAAACCATGATAATGTTAGTTACAACACAATGTTTTTGGTTTACAATGGAATTCAATCTCATCGCAACCACTACCACTTCCATCAATTGAACTCATACCATCACATAGGTTGTGTGGGCAATTCGGACTAGGCTAAGAGGATTGATCTTCCAGATGTCTCAGCCTGTGACCCAAAAGCATTGCACAAGAAAGAGATTACCGGAAAGGGCTAGAGAAGTTAGTGTAGCTTAATAACAGTTTTGAGACAATCCACATGGAAAAGTTAACTTCGTTATCTATGAATTACATTGCATTCATGAATTAGCGAATTGAAACCATACATTGGGCAAGATATTAAACACTGATCTATTTGTTAGAGA is from Zingiber officinale cultivar Zhangliang chromosome 7B, Zo_v1.1, whole genome shotgun sequence and encodes:
- the LOC122005454 gene encoding probable sugar phosphate/phosphate translocator At3g11320, with the protein product MSGKAAAAMSPAQSNGQLFTIGLVTAWYSSNIGVLLLNKYLLSNYGFKYPIFLTMCHMTACSLFSYVAIAWLKIVPMQFIRSRVQFMKIAALSLVFCGSVVSGNVSLRYLPVSFNQAVGATTPFFTAVFAYLMTLRQESWVTYITLIPVVTGVIIASGGEPSFHLFGFIMCIGATAARALKSVLQGILMSSEGEKLNSMNLLLYMAPIAVVFLLPATIIMEENVVGTTIALARQDFKIIWYLLFNSSLAYFVNLTNFLVTKHTSPLTLQVLGNAKGAVAVVISILIFRNPVSVTGMAGYTLTIIGVILYSESKKRNKGS